The Pasteuria penetrans genome segment CAATCTGATGTCATGTTCTCCATACCTCTCTCTTCCATGTCCGGTTCCGATTTCGATCCGATGTGGTCCGGTCCCACTCACGATCATTTCTTCATTCCAGATTGTGCATGGCTCCATTCTAAGAAAGTTGTACGGAAGCCCCCATTATCTTTAGCTCTTATTACGCTCGGCAACGGTCATACGTCTGTGCACCATCGAGTAGAACCGGTATTTCAACCGATCCTCTCATAGGACCGAATCCAACACACTCCTGCATGATCCGTCCCTCCCCATCCTGCACAAATCAACCCGCCCCTGTGTACAGAGCCGCCTCCTCGATATCTATTGGCTTTTACGGCCTAGCGACGATCAGCCGCTGGGCATCCGCATGATAGGTTCCTGAGTTGCACGGTAAAATCTATGTTGAGTTCATCCCACCTGTACACCGCATGCCATTAAGACAGTGGATAGATTTTCTTCCCCAACTTGGTCCCGGGGTAGAGAATCTTTACCCCTTGGTTTCGACATGAATGGCTCGTTTCGATGCGTTATCGACCGATTCCCAAGGGCATATCTTCATCTCCCCTGCACCTAGCTTGGAGCGCGACCTCTCTCAGGTTCCTTATAAGTGCCTAGATTAGATTCTTCCTGTCTGTACACCCCATGTTGCCCGCGGATCCATCCCTTATTTTTGTCCCATCATGGCAAAATAGCCCTATTTTTCTTCCTCGATTGCATAAAATGGTACCATAATAGTGCAGACGGAATAAAAAAATTTCATGTTTTTTTAAAATTTTAGATTATTGTATTAGGAAGCCCCTCTAGAGAATACGCTGATAAAACCTCCTAGCCTAGGTCCATGCTTGTGTTCGTTCTATTATTATTCTGAATAACTCTATAAAGTCATATAATCATCATATATTAAATAATTACCATAAATTACTAAATAAATATGATATTGGTATATATCCATCTAGACCCGCTGTATGCTTAAGAAGGGAACCATCCTATGCATACGTATGCATAGGATAATAATACAAATTTTATATTTATTTTATATTGTATATATTTTATAATAATGAACATGGAGACCAATACAAATTCATATTTTATATATACATAAACAACCAATTTTAATAGAAAAAACATGTTGTACCAAAATATAATATAAAATTCATTCAAATGAACAGGACCTATACTCCTAGATCCATTTCTTCATCACTCCTTGATAATTTTTCCCACGAATACATCCCCTTAGGGATGTCCTTCTACGCATAACCGTTATGTAATTCACAAAGCTCCAGTTTTTGAAAAAATTTTCTGCAGCCTCCACACCCGCCTGATAGAGATCATGTTTACGCGATGGGGATAGACTAAAATCGGTCACCTTAATGTCCATACTAGGAACCTCAATAGTACGTAAGAGTTCCTGTTCATCTACACAACGATCATCGTGTGCATTGATCATGGTGTAGACCACAGAACGCAACAAAGCTAAGGGTCCACGCACCACCTGTACCGATCTCCGTTGTCCCGAAACAAAACGGAAACCAAATGTCGGCCAACGGGGTGGATTACGATCAAAAATCCAGACCGGAAAATTACTCAAAATACCGCCGTCTACTACATAGCTCGTTGTTGAAGTGGGATAATGAGTCAAACGCACCGGATCGAATAGGAACGGGATACTACAACTCATTCGAACCGCGCGAGCAACGCTCATTTTCTCGGGGAAACCACCATATTCTTTTACCCCCTCGGGCAACAACAACAATCTACCCCG includes the following:
- a CDS encoding patatin-like phospholipase family protein: MKADAIFEGGGIKVVGLVGAFSVAEKRGYRFHSLAGTSAGALLASLLAAGYTADELRDIVMGKDFSTFLASSWYDRIPYVGSHTFRFIRMCCRKGFYSGNRFEKWLQDLLAAKKIYTFSDLPPDISLSIVASDITRGRLLLLPEGVKEYGGFPEKMSVARAVRMSCSIPFLFDPVRLTHYPTSTTSYVVDGGILSNFPVWIFDRNPPRWPTFGFRFVSGQRRSVQVVRGPLALLRSVVYTMINAHDDRCVDEQELLRTIEVPSMDIKVTDFSLSPSRKHDLYQAGVEAAENFFKNWSFVNYITVMRRRTSLRGCIRGKNYQGVMKKWI